The Hymenobacter sp. GOD-10R genome includes a window with the following:
- the pelA gene encoding pectate lyase, which yields MSKYLFLLLLLLLSGTHSANAGAPAKRQIVVAQNGSGDFRTIQEAINSLPKGGGQLPVVFIKNGTYREKVTIDGKPGLVLRGQSEKGVVITISQANAYFRCDAANAGRWDVATLNLRDSPGMTLEQLTVVNSYGADHPNGETLACPNSPGGKITINSADHQMALYTGANTTRLVVRHCTFRTLGNDTVSPWDKEDGLYYFADCTMEGSVDFYCPRGWAYAENCRFICHNLNAAIWHDGSMNKDAKTVLKNCTFTGDKDWKLGRYHHDSQFYLVNCRFDKNMADADIYPAPSGDSAPMWGRRVYYSNCHRDGGDYAWLHDNLATASNAPTPQQITANWTFGGRWNVDPKAPKMPAPSPVAKDSIAERMLYYQRLDGGWPKAIGEHKIDYNQQLSAVQKATLTDDAGRNDATIDNNATTHEITYLLHAFTTTSNPAYRKAAEKGISYLLKMQYPNGGFPQFYPDLSSYHHQITYNDDAMIRVLRLLRAITERKGDYASVDQNLRLKAQQAVERGIDCILKTQYVQNGKLTAWCAQYDEKTLQPAKARNFELPSLSGSETVGIVEFLMQIENPSPEVKKAIDSAVAWLQEVKMPGYTVKTIKDPKQPKGFDRVIERDASSTIWARFYDLETNKPIYVGRNSEKKNSLAEIEYERRTGYGYAGTWPQTLLAKEYPEWQQKWEKK from the coding sequence ATGTCTAAGTATTTATTTCTCCTGCTACTTCTGCTCCTTTCAGGTACACACAGTGCTAATGCAGGAGCACCGGCAAAGCGGCAAATCGTAGTGGCTCAAAATGGCTCAGGTGACTTTCGTACGATTCAAGAAGCCATTAATAGCCTGCCGAAAGGTGGGGGGCAGCTGCCGGTGGTATTCATCAAAAATGGCACGTACCGCGAGAAAGTTACCATCGACGGCAAACCGGGTTTAGTGCTGCGCGGGCAGAGTGAAAAGGGCGTTGTCATCACGATTTCGCAGGCAAATGCTTATTTCCGTTGCGATGCTGCCAACGCGGGCCGCTGGGACGTGGCCACGCTGAACTTACGCGACAGCCCTGGTATGACGCTGGAGCAACTGACCGTTGTGAACAGCTACGGTGCCGACCACCCGAATGGCGAGACCCTAGCTTGCCCGAATAGCCCAGGCGGTAAAATCACCATCAACAGCGCCGACCACCAGATGGCGTTGTATACGGGCGCCAACACTACGCGCTTAGTGGTACGGCACTGCACGTTTCGTACCCTCGGCAATGACACGGTGAGCCCCTGGGATAAAGAAGATGGGCTGTACTACTTCGCCGACTGCACCATGGAAGGCTCCGTCGATTTTTATTGCCCCAGAGGTTGGGCATACGCGGAGAATTGCCGCTTTATCTGCCACAACCTAAACGCGGCTATCTGGCACGATGGCTCGATGAACAAGGACGCCAAAACCGTCCTGAAAAACTGCACATTCACCGGCGACAAAGATTGGAAGCTAGGTCGCTACCATCATGACTCGCAGTTCTACCTAGTCAACTGCCGTTTCGATAAAAACATGGCCGACGCGGACATTTACCCCGCGCCGTCGGGCGACTCGGCGCCGATGTGGGGCCGGCGCGTGTACTATTCCAACTGCCACCGCGACGGCGGCGACTACGCTTGGCTGCACGACAACCTAGCTACCGCTTCGAACGCGCCCACGCCGCAGCAAATCACCGCCAACTGGACCTTCGGCGGCCGCTGGAACGTGGACCCGAAAGCGCCGAAGATGCCGGCACCTAGCCCCGTGGCGAAGGATAGCATTGCCGAACGGATGCTGTACTATCAACGCCTTGATGGCGGCTGGCCGAAAGCCATTGGCGAGCACAAAATTGACTACAATCAGCAGCTAAGTGCCGTGCAAAAGGCTACGCTCACGGACGATGCGGGCCGCAACGATGCCACCATCGATAACAACGCCACCACGCACGAAATCACGTACCTGCTGCACGCCTTCACTACCACCAGCAATCCGGCGTATCGCAAAGCCGCGGAGAAAGGCATCAGCTACTTGCTGAAAATGCAGTACCCCAACGGCGGCTTCCCGCAGTTTTACCCCGACCTCAGCAGCTACCACCACCAGATTACCTACAACGACGACGCCATGATTCGGGTGCTGCGGCTCTTGCGCGCCATCACGGAGCGCAAAGGCGACTACGCCAGCGTTGACCAAAACCTTCGCTTGAAAGCCCAGCAAGCCGTGGAGCGCGGCATCGACTGTATCCTGAAAACGCAGTACGTGCAAAATGGCAAGCTCACTGCCTGGTGCGCACAATATGATGAGAAAACCTTACAGCCCGCTAAAGCCCGCAACTTCGAGTTGCCTTCGCTCAGCGGCAGCGAAACGGTAGGCATCGTGGAGTTTTTGATGCAGATTGAAAATCCCTCACCTGAGGTGAAGAAGGCCATTGATAGCGCCGTAGCGTGGTTGCAAGAAGTGAAAATGCCCGGCTATACCGTCAAGACCATCAAAGACCCGAAGCAGCCAAAAGGCTTTGATCGGGTGATTGAGCGCGATGCTAGCTCTACGATTTGGGCGCGCTTTTATGACTTAGAGACGAACAAGCCGATTTACGTGGGCCGCAACAGCGAGAAGAAAAACTCCCTGGCGGAAATCGAATATGAGCGTCGTACGGGCTACGGCTATGCCGGTACTTGGCCGCAAACTTTGTTGGCGAAGGAGTATCCGGAGTGGCAGCAGAAGTGGGAGAAGAAATAA
- a CDS encoding SDR family oxidoreductase, translated as MFSLQGKTAVITGGGSGIGRAISLLFAQQGANVHIVELNPEAAAQVVGEIEQEGGKAQVHQANVADQQQVLQVFEQIGSLDILVNNAGIAHVGNVENTSEADFERVYSVNVKGAYNCLFAAVPRLKAQGGGTIVNLASIASHVGITDRFAYSMSKGAIFAMTLSIARDYLADKIRCNSISPARVHTPFVDGFIAKNYAGREEEIFDKLSKSQPIGRMGTPAEVASLALFLCSDEAGFITGCDYPIDGGFITLNN; from the coding sequence ATGTTTAGCTTACAAGGAAAGACCGCCGTCATTACAGGCGGCGGTAGTGGTATCGGGCGCGCGATTTCGCTGCTGTTTGCCCAACAGGGCGCCAACGTCCACATCGTGGAATTGAATCCAGAGGCAGCGGCGCAAGTCGTGGGCGAGATTGAGCAGGAGGGAGGCAAAGCGCAAGTACACCAAGCCAACGTCGCCGATCAGCAGCAGGTGCTACAGGTTTTTGAGCAGATCGGTAGCCTCGACATTCTCGTCAACAACGCCGGCATTGCGCACGTGGGCAACGTGGAAAATACCAGCGAAGCCGATTTTGAGCGCGTGTACAGCGTGAACGTGAAAGGCGCCTACAACTGCCTGTTCGCCGCTGTGCCGCGGCTGAAAGCGCAAGGTGGCGGCACCATCGTGAACCTAGCTTCCATTGCTTCGCACGTGGGCATCACCGACCGCTTTGCGTACTCGATGAGCAAAGGTGCCATTTTCGCCATGACGCTGTCTATCGCCCGCGACTACCTGGCCGATAAAATTCGGTGCAACAGCATCTCGCCGGCCCGCGTGCACACGCCGTTTGTGGATGGCTTTATCGCCAAAAACTATGCTGGCCGTGAAGAAGAAATCTTCGACAAACTCTCGAAAAGTCAGCCCATTGGTCGTATGGGCACGCCCGCGGAAGTCGCGAGCCTAGCCCTCTTCCTGTGCTCCGATGAGGCCGGCTTCATCACCGGCTGCGACTACCCAATCGACGGCGGCTTCATCACCCTGAATAATTAG